DNA from Limnohabitans sp.:
TGCTGTCCACCTTACACACCAACGACGCACCATCCACCTTGGTCCGCTTGCGCAACATGGGCACGGCCCCCTACAACATCGCCGCCAGTGTGAGCCTGATCACGGCACAACGCCTGGTGCGCTGCCTTTGCCCCTCGTGCAAGAAAAGCACCACGCTACAGCCAGAAATTTTGCTTCGATCTGGTTGGCCACAAGCCATGTGTCCAGCAGATCTTGTGCCTGTTTTCGAGCCTGTAGGATGCCCAAAATGCCATAAAGGCTTCAACGGTCGGACTGGCATCTTTCAGGTCATGCCGGTCAGTACCGAGATGCAGCAGTTGGTCCTGCAAGAGGCAGGCATTCAGGAAATGGATCGCCAAGCCCGCCGGGAAGGCGTCAGCAGCTTGCGGATTGCGGGTTTGCGCAAAGTACTGCAAGGCATCACCTCACTGGACGAGGTGCTTGCCGCCACACGGGATGGGACATGAAAGCCCCAGCTTCAGAGCGGTCCCAACCGACCTTTCGTTGGTCTGGTTTTGACGTTCGTGGACGCCGCCACAACGGCACCATACAGGCACAACATGCCGACCTGGCCCGTGCTCTCGTGCGGCAGCAGGGATTTCAAAAAGTGCAGGTTCAACGCCTGTGGTGGTCGACACCCGAGAAAATCAAGAGCAAAGACCTTGCAACCATGACTCGGCAGTGGGCAGCCATGCTGAAAGCCGGTGTCCCAGTGGTCCAGGCGCTGGGCATGTTGTGCCGAAGCATGACCAGCAAAACATTGGTGGCTGTCATGCAAACCGTTCTCAGCGATGTCGAATCCGGTGTCGCGCTGCATGATGCCTTGGCCAGGCACCCTCGTCATTTCAGCGGTCTGTACGTGCACATGGTGCAAGCGGGTGAATCGGCTGGAATTTTGGACGCCATGATGGAACGCTTATCGCAGACGCTCGAAAAAAACGAGGCTTTACGCGCCAAAATCCGCTCTGCGCTGATGTATCCCACCACAGTCATGTTGGTGGCCTTGGCGATTCTGGTTCTGATTTTGGTGTGGGTAGTGCCTGTCTTTGAGGATGTTTTTTTGTCCATGGGTGCCAAACTACCACTGTCTACCCAAATAGTGGTGAGTATCAGCGACACTCTGACCCATCTCTGGCCAGCGGCCTTGCCCCTGCTGTTGCTGATCATCTGGGCCATCAAACACGAGGGACCGCGCGCCGATCAATTACGTCTTTGGGCTGCAGGGTGGTTCTTGCTCTGGCCGGTATTGGGGCCTATGTTGACCACTGCGGTTGTAGCACGCTGGTCACAAACCCTCTCGGCCTTGTTGTCCGCAGGCGTTCCCATCTCGGAGGCTCTGGGACCTACCGCGCAAGCATGTGATCATCCAGTGTTCGAGGAAACCACCTGGCAACTGCACCGCCGAGTGGTCCAGGGCAGCAGTTTGAGCGAAGCGATGCAACAAACCGGGCAGTTTCCGGCGATGATCGTTCAGTTGTGTACAACGGGCGAGGAAACCGGGGCCTTGGACAGCTTGCTGGGCAGAGCAGGCGGGCTGATGGCGACCGAGCTCGATGATCAAGTCAGAGGGCTGACCAGTTTGCTTGAGCCGATGATCATTGTGGTCTTGGGTGGCTTTATTGGGGCCATCCTGGTGGCCATGTACCTGCCTATATTCAATTTGGGACAAGTTTTCTGAGATGAGCAACAGCGTTTTGACCTTCGGATGGGCAGGCTTGCTGGGTCTGATGATCGGCAGCTTCCTGAATGTGGTGATCTACCGCTTGCCCTTGATGATGCAAGCACAGTGGGACGCGGCCAACCACGAAGCGAGCGCACGCAAGTGGTCCTTCAACCTGGCCGTGCCACGTTCACATTGTCCTCAATGCCAACATCCTTTGGGGTGGCGAGAGAACATACCTGTGCTCAGCTTCATGGCCCTGCGCGGGCAATGTGCGCACTGTCGAGCCCCGATTCCGTGGCGATACCCGGTCGTTGAATTGATCACGGCTGGGCTTTTCATGGCTGTGGTGTCGCGGTATGGCTGGAGTATCCAGGCAATGGCTTGGGCTGGTTTTGCTGCGGCCTTGGTGACCCTGGCCGCCATCGATGCCGCCACACACCTGCTCCCCGATGCCATCACCCAGCCCCTGGTCTGGTCTGGCCTGCTGGCTGCACACCTGGGCTTGTCAGACCTCGGTTTGGGCGATGCACTGTGGGGAGCCGTGGCGGGCTATCTTTTTCTTTGGTGGGTATATTGGTTGTTCAAAGGCGTCACCGGTAAAGACGGCATGGGACAGGGCGACTTCAAACTCTTGGCCGCTCTCGGGGCCTGGTTGGGCTGGCCCGCTTTGCTGTCGCTCGTGCTGATCGCTTCCTTGACCGGCGTCCTGGGCGGCCTGGCCTTGAAGCTGCGCGGACAATTGTCAGACAATGGCGAACTGGCCTTTGGGCCCTACCTTGTCTTCGCAGGTTTGTGGGTCATGAACTTTGGCCCCCTACCCTGGTTCTGGATCTGAACAGACATGCCTCTACGCACTTGGCGCCTCGGTTTAACTGGAGGTATTGGCTGCGGCAAAAGCACAGTGGCCAGCATGCTGGCCGCACGTGGTGCCGCCGTGATCGATGCCGACGCGATTTCGCGCAGCCTGACCGCGGCTGGTGGCCGGGCGATCACCCCGATTGCCCAGGCATTCGGGCCACAGGTGATCGATGCCCAAGGCGCGATGGACCGACAAGCCATGCGCCAGCGGGTGTTCCGAAATGCGGCAGCCAAAAAGCAACTCGAAGCCATCATCCACCCTTTGGTCAGCCAGATCACGGCAGAGCAGGCACACGCTGCGGTGCAAAGCGGCCGTCAGGTGCTGGTGTTCGATGTGCCCCTGCTGGTTGAGTCGGGCCATCGCTGGCGCCAACAGGTCGACCGGGTGCTCGTGGTGGACTGCGATACCGATACACAAAAACAAAGGGTAATGGTCCGCAGTGGACTGACAGCGGAAGAAATTGACCGCATTGTGGGGCTGCAAGCCTCGCGCGCGCAGCGCTTGGCCTGCTCCGATGTGGTGATCTACAACCAAGGCCTGAGTTTGGCCAAATTAGACGCCCATGTGGCCCAGGTGGCTGCTGACTTCGGGCTATGATGGCAGGACTGGAAGACGCTGTGTGATTCTTTACGAATACCCTTTTAACGAACGCATTCGCACATACCTGCGGTTGCAACACCTCTTCAACCGCCTGGGTCAATTGATGGCTCGCACAGACGCGGTTGACCACCACTTTGCCCTGACCACTGTGTTCGAGATCGTCGAAGTGGCCTCACGCTCCGAGCTCAAATCCGATCTCCTGAAAGACCTGGAACGCCTTCGACAAATCTACAACGGATACCTTGGCAACCCTGCCATCTCCGAGCGAGCCCTCGACGACGTGATAACCCAGCTCGATGATCACTTTGAGGCTCTCAATCAGGTCTCTGGCAAGATCGGCCAAAGCCTGAGCGACAACGATTTCCTGATGGCCTTGCGCAGTCGGGCCGTGATTCCGGCCGGCGCCTGTGAATTTGACTTGCCCGCATACCACGCTTGGCAACACCAAGCAGCAGCCAGCCGAAAGCAAGACCTGGTGCAATGGGTGGAGCCTTTTGGACCCTTGGCACAGGCCTTGAAATTGCTGCTGCAAATTCTGCGCGAATCGGGCAACAGCCAAAAGGTCATGGCCACAGCAGGGCAATTGCAGCAAAACCTGTCCCAAGGCCGCAGCTATCAGCTACTGCGCCTGAAGATCGACGACACACTGGGCATCACCCCCGAGATCGGCTGTAACCGCTTCCTGTTGGTGATCCACATGATGCGCCAGCAAAGAAACGGGAAATTGGTCCCCACCACCGATGACGTGCCCTTCGAGATCACTTTGTGCACATGAGCGAAGCAAATCAAGCCCAACAAGATTTCGCACCCCGCAAGGTGCGCTGCCCTGCCTGCTCGGGCTTAAGCCTATACAGCCCTGCCAACCCCTACCGCCCGTTTTGCAGCGCGCGTTGCAAAGGTGTTGATCTGGGGGCCTGGGCCAGCGAAGCATTCAAACTGCCCGACGACAGCCCGCTGGACGAAGCATTTGGCGAGCCACGTCAGCAATAAACCTGTCACGCGGGCCTGCATTATGCGTACGTGGGCCCACTGAAGCTGCGCTCATCAGCCAGCCACCCCAGTACCGGCACCGTACCCGGCAGCACAGGCACCACTGCCACCGGCAGCGTCTGCCAGGCATGCGATTGGGCTTCGCGCATTTGCAACTCACCCTGCCACGCCCACACCTTGCAAAAGTGCAAGCGCACCAGGGCGTGGGGGTAGTCGACCATCTGGGTTTTCCAAACTTGCGCTGGCCCGATCGTGATGCCCAGCTCTTCTTGCAACTCGCGACGCAAAGCTTGCTCAACCGACTCGCCCGCTTCCAGTTTGCCGCCAGGGAACTCCCAATAGCCTGCGTACACCTTGCCTTCGGGGCGCGAGGTCAGCAAAAACTGGCCATCGGCTTGGAGCAAAACACCCACGGCCACATCGACGACGGCGCGCTCGGCCTGGCCCTTTGCCAGGTCTTGCCGTACACGCTCACCGTCTGCGACCAGCAGGCCTGTGCTCATGCGCGATCCGATTGGCGACCCATCATGTCGCGGGCAAATTGGTATGCCACACGGCCACTGCGCGAACCGCGTTCCAAAGCCCAGAGCAACGCATCGGGGCGAGCGGCCTCGATTTGCGCGGGTGTGGCTCCCAGGGCGCTGAGCCATTGGCCTGCGATGGTCAGGTACTCGTCCTGTGAGAAAGGGTAGAAACTGATCCACAGGCCAAAGCGCTCGGACAGGGAAATTTTCTCTTCCACGCCTTCACCCGGGTGCACTTCGCCGTCGTCGGTGTGCTTGTAGGTGAGGTTCTCGCTCATGTACTCGGGCAAGAGGTGGCGGCGGTTGCTGGTCGCGTACACCAGCACGTTGGGGGTCGAGGCAGCCACAGTGCCGTCCAAAATGGACTTGAGCGCCTTGTAGCCCGGCTCACCGTCTTCAAAGCTCAGGTCGTCGCAGTACACAATGAACTTTTCATCCCGCCCGGATACCACCTCGATGATGTCGGGCAAATCGGTCAGGTCTTGCTTGTCCACCTCGATCAGGCGCAAGCCTTGCGGTGCATAGGTGTTCAGGCACGCCTTGATGAGCGAGGATTTGCCGGTGCCGCGTGCGCCCGTGAGCAGCACATTGTTGGCCGGATGGCCATGCACAAACTGCTCGGTGTTGCGTTGCAGCTTTTCTTTTTGGTCGTCGATTTCCTTGAGGTCATCGAGCGTCATGGCCGCCACATGGCGCACCGGCTCCATCACGCCATGGCCTGAAGAACGCTTGCGGTAGCGCCAGGCAATGGCTTGCGTCCAGTCGGGGGCCGACAGGGGTTGGGGCAAGACCGACTCGATGCGGTCCACCAACTGGCTGACTTTGGCCAGCAGTTGGTCCAGAGCTGAAGAAGCAGGAGAATTCATGAACGGTAATCCGCGTTGATGGTGACGTAATCGTGGCTCAGGTCGCAGGTCCAGACGGTGTCGCTGGCGGCGCCGCGGCCCAGGCCAACGCGCACGGTGATCTCGCTGCCCTTCATCACACGCTGACCGTCTTCTTCGCGGTACTCGGCGCGGCGTCCGCCTTGCGAGACCACATGCACGTCGTCCAGGTGGAGCTCGATCAGGCCTTGGTCCAAATCCTCGATGCCCGCATAACCCACGGCGGCCAGGATGCGGCCCAGGTTGGGGTCGCTGGCAAAAAAAGCGGTTTTGACCAAGGGCGAATGCGCGATCGCATAAGCCACCTGGCGGCACTCTTGGCCCGTGCGGCCGCCTTCGACCTGCACGGTGATGAACTTGGTGGCGCCCTCGCCATCGCGCACGATGGCGTGGGCCAGCTGGCGGGCCACTTGCATCAGGCCCTCAAGCAAGGCCTGACCATCGGCGCTGTCCAGCGAGGTGATGGGGGCATGCGCCGCCTTGTGCGTGGCGATCAACATGAAGGAATCGTTGGTCGAGGTGTCGCCGTCGATGGTGATGCGGTTGAACGAACCATCGGCCAGTTGCTTGGCCAATGCGGGCAGCAATGCGGGGTCAATGCAGGCATCGGTGGCCACAAAACCCAGCATGGTGGCCATGTTAGGGCGGATCATGCCCGCACCTTTGCTGATGCCGGTGATGCTGACGGTTTTGCCACCCACATGCACCTGGACACTGGCCGCTTTGGGCACGGTGTCGGTGGTCATGATGCCTTCTGCGGCCTTGGCCCAGTGAGCGGCTTGCGCGTCTGCCAGTGCAGCAGGCAGGCCCGCCACGATGCGGCCCACTGGCAGCGGCTCCATGATCACGCCGGTCGAAAAAGGCAGCACTTGCGCGGACGTGCAGTGCAGCAAACCGGCCAAGGCTTCACAGGTCTGGCGGGCATGGGCCAAGCCCGGCGCACCCGTGCCGGCATTGGCATTGCCGGTGTTGACGACCAAGGCGCGCACCGCGCTGCCAACGGCCAAGTGCTCGCGGCAAACCTGCACAGGGGCGGCGCAAAAACGGTTGCGGGTGAACACGCCTGCCACATTGGCGCCCTCG
Protein-coding regions in this window:
- a CDS encoding type II secretion system F family protein; the protein is MKAPASERSQPTFRWSGFDVRGRRHNGTIQAQHADLARALVRQQGFQKVQVQRLWWSTPEKIKSKDLATMTRQWAAMLKAGVPVVQALGMLCRSMTSKTLVAVMQTVLSDVESGVALHDALARHPRHFSGLYVHMVQAGESAGILDAMMERLSQTLEKNEALRAKIRSALMYPTTVMLVALAILVLILVWVVPVFEDVFLSMGAKLPLSTQIVVSISDTLTHLWPAALPLLLLIIWAIKHEGPRADQLRLWAAGWFLLWPVLGPMLTTAVVARWSQTLSALLSAGVPISEALGPTAQACDHPVFEETTWQLHRRVVQGSSLSEAMQQTGQFPAMIVQLCTTGEETGALDSLLGRAGGLMATELDDQVRGLTSLLEPMIIVVLGGFIGAILVAMYLPIFNLGQVF
- a CDS encoding NUDIX domain-containing protein → MSTGLLVADGERVRQDLAKGQAERAVVDVAVGVLLQADGQFLLTSRPEGKVYAGYWEFPGGKLEAGESVEQALRRELQEELGITIGPAQVWKTQMVDYPHALVRLHFCKVWAWQGELQMREAQSHAWQTLPVAVVPVLPGTVPVLGWLADERSFSGPTYA
- the coaE gene encoding dephospho-CoA kinase (Dephospho-CoA kinase (CoaE) performs the final step in coenzyme A biosynthesis.), yielding MPLRTWRLGLTGGIGCGKSTVASMLAARGAAVIDADAISRSLTAAGGRAITPIAQAFGPQVIDAQGAMDRQAMRQRVFRNAAAKKQLEAIIHPLVSQITAEQAHAAVQSGRQVLVFDVPLLVESGHRWRQQVDRVLVVDCDTDTQKQRVMVRSGLTAEEIDRIVGLQASRAQRLACSDVVIYNQGLSLAKLDAHVAQVAADFGL
- a CDS encoding DNA gyrase inhibitor YacG → MSEANQAQQDFAPRKVRCPACSGLSLYSPANPYRPFCSARCKGVDLGAWASEAFKLPDDSPLDEAFGEPRQQ
- a CDS encoding ATP-binding protein; amino-acid sequence: MNSPASSALDQLLAKVSQLVDRIESVLPQPLSAPDWTQAIAWRYRKRSSGHGVMEPVRHVAAMTLDDLKEIDDQKEKLQRNTEQFVHGHPANNVLLTGARGTGKSSLIKACLNTYAPQGLRLIEVDKQDLTDLPDIIEVVSGRDEKFIVYCDDLSFEDGEPGYKALKSILDGTVAASTPNVLVYATSNRRHLLPEYMSENLTYKHTDDGEVHPGEGVEEKISLSERFGLWISFYPFSQDEYLTIAGQWLSALGATPAQIEAARPDALLWALERGSRSGRVAYQFARDMMGRQSDRA
- the argJ gene encoding bifunctional glutamate N-acetyltransferase/amino-acid acetyltransferase ArgJ; translated protein: MPVNLPPLDPAQLQPIAGVRIGIAEAGVRKANRKDLTVFLLDEGANVAGVFTRNRFCAAPVQVCREHLAVGSAVRALVVNTGNANAGTGAPGLAHARQTCEALAGLLHCTSAQVLPFSTGVIMEPLPVGRIVAGLPAALADAQAAHWAKAAEGIMTTDTVPKAASVQVHVGGKTVSITGISKGAGMIRPNMATMLGFVATDACIDPALLPALAKQLADGSFNRITIDGDTSTNDSFMLIATHKAAHAPITSLDSADGQALLEGLMQVARQLAHAIVRDGEGATKFITVQVEGGRTGQECRQVAYAIAHSPLVKTAFFASDPNLGRILAAVGYAGIEDLDQGLIELHLDDVHVVSQGGRRAEYREEDGQRVMKGSEITVRVGLGRGAASDTVWTCDLSHDYVTINADYRS
- the zapD gene encoding cell division protein ZapD codes for the protein MILYEYPFNERIRTYLRLQHLFNRLGQLMARTDAVDHHFALTTVFEIVEVASRSELKSDLLKDLERLRQIYNGYLGNPAISERALDDVITQLDDHFEALNQVSGKIGQSLSDNDFLMALRSRAVIPAGACEFDLPAYHAWQHQAAASRKQDLVQWVEPFGPLAQALKLLLQILRESGNSQKVMATAGQLQQNLSQGRSYQLLRLKIDDTLGITPEIGCNRFLLVIHMMRQQRNGKLVPTTDDVPFEITLCT
- a CDS encoding A24 family peptidase, translating into MSNSVLTFGWAGLLGLMIGSFLNVVIYRLPLMMQAQWDAANHEASARKWSFNLAVPRSHCPQCQHPLGWRENIPVLSFMALRGQCAHCRAPIPWRYPVVELITAGLFMAVVSRYGWSIQAMAWAGFAAALVTLAAIDAATHLLPDAITQPLVWSGLLAAHLGLSDLGLGDALWGAVAGYLFLWWVYWLFKGVTGKDGMGQGDFKLLAALGAWLGWPALLSLVLIASLTGVLGGLALKLRGQLSDNGELAFGPYLVFAGLWVMNFGPLPWFWI